In Oryza sativa Japonica Group chromosome 2, ASM3414082v1, the following are encoded in one genomic region:
- the LOC4328251 gene encoding protein arginine N-methyltransferase 5 has translation MPLGQRAGDKSESRYCGVEVLDFPAGEELPAVLSHSLSSSFDFLLAPLVDPDYRPTPGSVLPVAASDLVLGPAQWSSHIVGKISEWIDLDAEDEQLRLDSEITLKQEIAWASHLSLQACVLPPPKRSSCANYARVVNHILQGLTNLQLWLRIPLEKSEPMDEDHDGAKDNSDMSDTVDSWEWWNSFRLLCEHSSQLCVALDVLSTLPSMNSLGRWFGEPVRAAILQTNAFLTNARGYPCLSKRHQKLLTGFFNHSVQVIISGRSNHNVSQGGVLSGDENHTEDTAVRHALSPYLDYIAYIYQRMDPLPEQERFEINYRDFLQSPLQPLMDNLEAQTYETFEKDTVKYTQYQRAIAKALVDRVSDDDVSTTKTVLMVVGAGRGPLVRASLQAAEETGRKLKVYAVEKNPNAVITLHSLIKLEGWESLVTIISSDMRCWEAPEKADILVSELLGSFGDNELSPECLDGAQRFLKPDGISIPSSYTSFIEPITASKLHNDIKAHKDIAHFETAYVVKLHRIARLAPTQSVFTFDHPNPSPNASNQRYTKLKFEIPQETGSCLVHGFAGYFDAVLYKDVHLGIEPNTATPNMFSWFPIFFPLRKPIYVPSKTPIEVHFWRCCGATKVWYEWAVTAPSPSPIHNSNGRSYWVGL, from the exons CGGCCGACGCCCGGGTCCGTCCTCCCCGTGGCGGCGTCGGACCTCGTCCTCGGCCCGGCCCAGTGGAGCAGCCACATCGTCGGGAAGATCAGTGAGTGGATTGATTTGGATGCGGAGGACGAGCAACTCCGGTTGGACTCCGAGATCACTCTGAAGCAGGAGATTGCGTGGGCGTCTCATCTCTCGTTGCAG GCGtgcgttcttcctcctcccaagagATCTTCTTGTGCCAACTATGCTAGAGTTGTGAATCATATTTTGCAAGGCCTGACCAATTTGCAG TTGTGGCTTAGGATACCTCTGGAGAAGTCTGAACCTATGGATGAAGACCATGATGGAGCAAAAGATAATAGCGACATG AGTGATACCGTAGACTCTTGGGAATGGTGGAATTCATTTAGACTATTATGTGAGCATAGCAGTCAACTGTGTGTGGCGCTTGATGTTTT GAGCACACTGCCATCTATGAATTCACTAGGGCGGTGGTTTGGGGAGCCTGTAAGAGCTGCAATTCTTCAAACAAAT GCTTTTCTGACAAATGCCAGAGGTTATCCTTGCCTGTCAAAGCGCCACCAGAAGCTGCTTACTGGATTTTTTAACCATTCGGTTCAG GTTATAATATCTGGGAGATCAAATCATAACGTATCCCAAGGAGGAGTGCTCTCAGGTGATGAAAACCACACTGAAG ATACTGCTGTTCGGCATGCATTGAGCCCATACCTTGACTACATTGCTTACATATATCAGAGGATGGACCCACTTCCTGAACAGGAACGCTTTGAG ATCAATTATAGGGATTTTCTGCAATCTCCTCTCCAG CCTCTAATGGACAATTTGGAAGCTCAGACATACGAGACTTTTGAGAAAGATACCGTGAAATATACCCAG TATCAAAGAGCAATTGCTAAGGCATTGGTTGATAGAGTTTCCGATGATGATGTCTCAACAACAAAAACA GTGCTGATGGTTGTTGGAGCAGGCCGGGGGCCACTAGTGAGAGCGTCGTTACAG GCTGCTGAGGAAACTGGCCGCAAGCTAAAAGTATACGCCGTCGAGAAAAATCCTAATGCTGTTATCACCCTTCAC agtttgatcaaattggAAGGATGGGAAAGCTTGGTTACTATAATTTCAAGTGACATGCGGTGCTGGGAAGCCCCTGAGAAAGCAGATATTTTG GTCAGTGAGTTGCTTGGTTCCTTTGGTGATAATGAACTTTCTCCCGAGTGTCTAGATGGTGCTCAGAGATTCTTGAAGCCAGATGGGATTTCTATTCCTTCATC ATACACTAGCTTTATTGAACCTATAACAGCATCAAAACTACACAACGAT ATCAAAGCACATAAAGATATTGCACATTTTGAAACTGCATATGTTGTCAAACTACACCGAATAGCAAGACTTGCACCAACACAATCG GTTTTTACTTTTGATCATCCAAATCCCTCACCAAATGCTAGTAACCAAAGGTATACCAAGTTGAAATTTGAGATACCACAAGAGACGGGATCATGCCTCGTGCACG GATTTGCTGGATATTTTGATGCCGTATTGTATAAAGATGTTCATCTTGGAATTGAACCAAACACGGCTACACCAAACATGTTTAGCTG GTTCCCGATCTTCTTCCCATTGAGAAAGCCCATCTACGTACCGTCGAAGACGCCTATAGAAGTGCACTTTTGGCGATGCTGCGGTGCAACAAAG GTGTGGTACGAGTGGGCTGTGACGGCACCTTCTCCATCACCAATCCATAACAGCAATGGTCGATCATATTGGGTCGGCCTATAA
- the LOC9271552 gene encoding putative vacuolar cation/proton exchanger 4 isoform X1 → MDKINGTNPESTDQAPSLASRPDEFEEEESLVTPDALSARIGGFQIYAGSVNWGVFGSMKIVFLKSKLNVLIPCGFLAIFLNYMTQRYGWVFPLSMLGIIPLAERLGFATEQLALFTGPKVGRLLNSAFGNATELIISIHALSRGKLHVVQQCLLGSILSNLLLVLGSAFFSGGLACGKTMQTFSKADAVVNSGLLLMAVMGLLIPAALHYTHSEAQFGKSELALSRFSSCIMLVAYASYLYFQLSNNRRRNEANVRRIQDDVDGNDDEVPEISKREAISWIAIFIAWISMLSYYLVDAIDGASKAWNIPVAFISVVLLPVVGNSAGHANAVMFAVKDKLDISLGVAIGSSIQISMFGIPFCVVMGWMMGKPMDLNFHLFETASLLTTVLVVAFLLQDGTSNCVKGLMLFLCYLIVAASFYVHADPNSKASEKPPQN, encoded by the exons ATGGACAAGATCAATGGGACGAACCCGGAGTCTACCGATCAA GCCCCTTCATTGGCTAGTAGACCCGAcgagttcgaggaggaggaatCTCTTGTTACACCAGATGCATTGTCTGCTAGAATTGGTGGTTTCCAAATATATGCAGGATCTGTGAATTGGGGGGTTTTCGGCAGCATGAAGATTGTGTTTCTCAAGTCCAAGCTCAATGTGTTGATACCATGTGGATTTTTAGCAATTTTTCTCAATTACATGACCCAAAGATAT GGTTGGGTATTTCCTCTAAGCATGCTGGGTATTATTCCTTTGGCTGAGCGATTGGGTTTTGCCACCGA GCAACTGGCACTTTTCACTGGGCCAAAAG TTGGGCGTCTTCTAAATTCTGCATTTGGCAATGCAACCGAGTTGATCATATCAATACATGCACTAAGTAGAGGAAAACTACACGTTGTTCAACAATGTCTGCTAGGATCAATCCTGTCAAACTTGCTTCTTGTTCTTGGTTCAGCATTCTTCAGTGGTGGACTTGCTTGCGGCAAAACCATGCAGACCTTTAGCAAG GCAGATGCAGTAGTGAACTCCGGATTGCTTTTGATGGCAGTGATGGGGTTGCTCATTCCCGCTGCGCTGCATTATACTCATTCAGAAGCTCAATTCGGCAAGTCAGAACTAGCGTTGTCGAGGTTCAGCAGCTGCATTATGCTCGTTGCTTATGCATCCTACCTTTACTTTCAGTTGTCAAACAATCGGCGTCGCAATGAAGCTAATGTG AGACGAATTCAGGATGATGTGGATGGCAATGATGATGAAGTTCCTGAGATCTCCAAACGGGAAGCCATTTCCTGGATTGCAATTTTCATTGCTTGGATATCAATGCTCTCTTACTACTTGGTTGATGCAATAGAT GGGGCTTCCAAAGCTTGGAACATACCAGTTGCATTCATCAGTGTTGTTTTGCTCCCAGTGGTGGGGAATTCAGCAGGACATGCTAATGCTGTCATGTTTGCAGTGAAAGACAAATTA GACATTTCTCTTGGAGTGGCAATAGGATCATCGATACAGATATCCATGTTTGGG ATACCATTTTGTGTAGTGATGGGATGGATGATGGGCAAGCCAATGGACCTAAACTTCCATCTCTTTGAGACGGCAAGCCTCTTAACAACTGTACTGGTTGTTGCATTTTTGTTGCAG GATGGGACTTCAAATTGTGTGAAAGGATTGATGCTATTTCTCTGTTATCTGATAGTAGCTGCCAGTTTTTATGTACATGCTGATCCAAATTCCAAGG CAAGTGAGAAGCCTCCACAAAACTAA
- the LOC4328249 gene encoding protein PHOSPHATE STARVATION RESPONSE 3 codes for MSTQSVIAVKQFSGPDKIAQAYTVPQPSAHVLSNANYDYDLCGSTNSTSLSCAIQSSNIKTESISSSSLPKILPFSTDSNGESSLSRMSQAEFSDPILSSSSTFCTSLYTSSPMNSGSCRKTGYLPFLPQPPKCEQQQNSAGQSSSSLMLLDADLRNSGHADDEHTDDLKDFLNLSSDCSFHGKCSAMAYNEQMEFQFLSEQLGIAISNNEESPRLDDIYDRPPQLMSLPVSSCSDQEDLQDARSPAKVQLSSSRSSSGTASCNKPRLRWTPELHERFVDAVNKLEGPEKATPKGVLKLMKVEGLTIYHIKSHLQKYRLAKYLPETKEDKKQEEKKTKSVANGNDHAKKKSAQMAEALRMQMEVQKQLHEQLEVQRQLQLRIEEHARYLQKILEEQQKARESISSMTSTTEGESPEFAPMEKTEDKAETSSAPLSKCRITDTDAECHSKVDNKKTKPQADLEMVHDE; via the exons ATGAGCACACAGAGTGTCATTGCTGTAAAGCAATTCAGTGGCCCTGACAAAATCGCACAAGCATACACTGTTCCACAGCCATCAGCTCATGTGCTCTCCAACGCTAACTATGACTATGATCTCTGTGGTTCAACAAATAGTACCTCATTATCATGTGCTATCCAATCCTCAAACATTAAGACCGAATCAATCAGTTCATCTAGCCTGCCAAAGATCCTTCCATTTAGTACTGACTCAAATGGTGAAAGTTCACTTTCTCGCATGTCGCAAGCCGAGTTTTCGGACCCAATTTTGTCTAGTTCTTCTACATTTTGTACAAGTCTGTACACCTCATCACCGATGAACTCTGGTTCATGCCGAAAAACCGGTTATTTGCCTTTCCTGCCACAACCTCCTAAATGTGAGCAGCAGCAGAATTCAGCTGGGCAATCATCCAGCTCTCTGATGCTCCTTGATGCTGATCTCAGAAATAGTGGTCATGCTGATGATGAACACACAGATGACCTCAAGGACTTTCTTAACCTCTCTTCAGATTGTAGCTTCCATGGGAAATGCAGTGCCATGGCTTATAATGAGCAGATGGAGTTTCAGTTCTTGTCTGAACAGCTCGGAATTGCGATCTCAAACAATGAGGAGAGTCCTCGGTTAGAT GACATATACGACAGACCACCGCAACTTATGTCTCTTCCAGTGTCATCTTGCTCTGATCAGGAGGATCTGCAGGATGCAAGATCTCCTGCTAAAGTTCAGTTGAGTTCATCTCGGTCTTCATCTGGAACTGCATCATGTAACAAACCAAGACTGAGGTGGACACCGGAGCTCCACGAGCGTTTCGTAGATGCCGTGAACAAGCTTGAAGGGCCAGAAA AGGCAACTCCCAAGGGTGTTCTGAAGCTTATGAAGGTAGAGGGCTTGACCATCTATCATATAAAGAGCCACTTACAG AAGTATCGGCTTGCGAAGTATCTTCCAGAGACAAAAGAAG ACAAGaagcaagaagaaaagaaaacaaaatcagTGGCTAATGGAAATGATCATGCAAAAAAGAA GAGTGCTCAAATGGCAGAAGCTCTTCGGATGCAAATGGAGGTCCAGAAACAACTCCATGAACAACTAGAG GTACAAAGGCAATTACAGCTGCGCATAGAGGAACACGCAAGATATTTGCAGAAGATATTGGAAGAACAACAGAAAGCAAGAGAATCCATATCCTCAATGACTAGTACAACAGAAGGAGAATCTCCTGAATTCGCACCGATGGAGAAAACCGAGGACAAAGCAGAAACCTCTTCAGCACCTTTGTCAAAGTGTAGAATTACAGATACTGATGCAGAATGCCATTCAAAAGTTGATAATAAAAAGACAAAGCCTCAGGCTGATCTTGAAATGGTGCATGACGAATAA
- the LOC9271552 gene encoding putative vacuolar cation/proton exchanger 4 isoform X2, translated as MDKINGTNPESTDQAPSLASRPDEFEEEESLVTPDALSARIGGFQIYAGSVNWGVFGSMKIVFLKSKLNVLIPCGFLAIFLNYMTQRYGWVFPLSMLGIIPLAERLGFATEQLALFTGPKVGRLLNSAFGNATELIISIHALSRGKLHVVQQCLLGSILSNLLLVLGSAFFSGGLACGKTMQTFSKADAVVNSGLLLMAVMGLLIPAALHYTHSEAQFGKSELALSRFSSCIMLVAYASYLYFQLSNNRRRNEANVDDVDGNDDEVPEISKREAISWIAIFIAWISMLSYYLVDAIDGASKAWNIPVAFISVVLLPVVGNSAGHANAVMFAVKDKLDISLGVAIGSSIQISMFGIPFCVVMGWMMGKPMDLNFHLFETASLLTTVLVVAFLLQDGTSNCVKGLMLFLCYLIVAASFYVHADPNSKASEKPPQN; from the exons ATGGACAAGATCAATGGGACGAACCCGGAGTCTACCGATCAA GCCCCTTCATTGGCTAGTAGACCCGAcgagttcgaggaggaggaatCTCTTGTTACACCAGATGCATTGTCTGCTAGAATTGGTGGTTTCCAAATATATGCAGGATCTGTGAATTGGGGGGTTTTCGGCAGCATGAAGATTGTGTTTCTCAAGTCCAAGCTCAATGTGTTGATACCATGTGGATTTTTAGCAATTTTTCTCAATTACATGACCCAAAGATAT GGTTGGGTATTTCCTCTAAGCATGCTGGGTATTATTCCTTTGGCTGAGCGATTGGGTTTTGCCACCGA GCAACTGGCACTTTTCACTGGGCCAAAAG TTGGGCGTCTTCTAAATTCTGCATTTGGCAATGCAACCGAGTTGATCATATCAATACATGCACTAAGTAGAGGAAAACTACACGTTGTTCAACAATGTCTGCTAGGATCAATCCTGTCAAACTTGCTTCTTGTTCTTGGTTCAGCATTCTTCAGTGGTGGACTTGCTTGCGGCAAAACCATGCAGACCTTTAGCAAG GCAGATGCAGTAGTGAACTCCGGATTGCTTTTGATGGCAGTGATGGGGTTGCTCATTCCCGCTGCGCTGCATTATACTCATTCAGAAGCTCAATTCGGCAAGTCAGAACTAGCGTTGTCGAGGTTCAGCAGCTGCATTATGCTCGTTGCTTATGCATCCTACCTTTACTTTCAGTTGTCAAACAATCGGCGTCGCAATGAAGCTAATGTG GATGATGTGGATGGCAATGATGATGAAGTTCCTGAGATCTCCAAACGGGAAGCCATTTCCTGGATTGCAATTTTCATTGCTTGGATATCAATGCTCTCTTACTACTTGGTTGATGCAATAGAT GGGGCTTCCAAAGCTTGGAACATACCAGTTGCATTCATCAGTGTTGTTTTGCTCCCAGTGGTGGGGAATTCAGCAGGACATGCTAATGCTGTCATGTTTGCAGTGAAAGACAAATTA GACATTTCTCTTGGAGTGGCAATAGGATCATCGATACAGATATCCATGTTTGGG ATACCATTTTGTGTAGTGATGGGATGGATGATGGGCAAGCCAATGGACCTAAACTTCCATCTCTTTGAGACGGCAAGCCTCTTAACAACTGTACTGGTTGTTGCATTTTTGTTGCAG GATGGGACTTCAAATTGTGTGAAAGGATTGATGCTATTTCTCTGTTATCTGATAGTAGCTGCCAGTTTTTATGTACATGCTGATCCAAATTCCAAGG CAAGTGAGAAGCCTCCACAAAACTAA
- the LOC4328246 gene encoding uncharacterized protein: MAAGGTQAMRQFVYLVVKGCYDRRLRCCRDSYMADTFHMRRINVSRFFFYPEPPPPPPLAMVVDARLPRPCITFCAPWVMHFMLLGRNSDKVLAVDHKGRTTMYDPAANTIRAAPTLAHPKRLPAISLPIGDDLYILDPTSSDHRCFEALVYKPGGPAHDWVTTRGPIDRYNDWHCQSLPPPPYHPYSCSFVGANGAIGGYAVVGGGGDSAEIWVSTNDGSGSGTFSFDTARRAWTKHGDWTLPFRGLAEYVPEYNLWFALSSGSNNNHLCAFDLAGAAEPPATRDFCQELKPPKDWKLVSSHLVHLGSGRFCIARFFEKPVKIPVCCVCDMDTQTYGVFTGVEVKKPGRGLRLRMVKHRSECYRFDDHIKEWVL; this comes from the coding sequence ATGGCTGCGGGTGGGACGCAAGCAATGAGGCAGTTCGTCTATCTGGTGGTGAAGGGCTGCTACGATCGCCGCCTGCGGTGTTGTCGCGACAGCTACATGGCGGACACCTTCCACATGCGCCGCATCAACGTGTCCCGCTTCTTCTTCTAccccgaaccgccgccgccgccgccgctggcgatgGTCGTCGACGCTCGGCTGCCTCGCCCCTGCATCACCTTCTGCGCCCCCTGGGTCATGCACTTCATGCTGCTGGGCCGCAACAGCGACAAGGTGCTCGCCGTCGACCACAAGGGCCGCACCACCATGTACGACCCCGCCGCCAACACCATCCGCGCCGCGCCCACCCTCGCCCACCCCAAGAGACTCCCCGCCATCTCCCTCCCCATTGGTGACGACCTCTACATCCTCGACCCGACCTCCTCCGACCACCGCTGCTTCGAGGCCCTCGTCTACAAGCCCGGCGGCCCCGCCCACGACTGGGTCACCACCCGTGGCCCCATCGACCGGTACAACGACTGGCACTGCCAatctctcccgccgccgccctaccaTCCCTACTCCTGCAGCTTCGTCGGCGCAAACGGAGCCATCGGCGGCTATGCGgtggtcggcggtggcggcgactcAGCAGAGATCTGGGTGTCAACCaacgacggcagcggcagcggcacctTCTCTTTCGACACGGCGCGGCGCGCCTGGACCAAGCACGGAGACTGGACGCTCCCATTCCGTGGCCTCGCCGAGTACGTCCCCGAGTACAACCTCTGGTTCGCCCTCTCCTCCGGCTCCAACAACAACCATCTCTGCGCATTCGATCTCGCCGGCGCAGCCgagccgccggcgacgcgcgaTTTCTGCCAAGAACTCAAGCCACCCAAGGACTGGAAGCTGGTGTCATCCCATCTGGTGCACCTGGGATCCGGCAGGTTCTGCATCGCAAGATTCTTCGAAAAGCCGGTCAAGATTCCAGTGTGCTGCGTCTGCGACATGGATACGCAGACGTACGGCGTCTTCACCGGCGTGGAGGTGAAGAAGCCGGGAAGAGGCCTACGGCTACGGATGGTCAAGCACAGATCAGAATGTTATCGCTTCGATGACCACATTAAGGAATGGGTGCTGTAA
- the LOC9271552 gene encoding putative vacuolar cation/proton exchanger 4 isoform X3: protein MKIVFLKSKLNVLIPCGFLAIFLNYMTQRYGWVFPLSMLGIIPLAERLGFATEQLALFTGPKVGRLLNSAFGNATELIISIHALSRGKLHVVQQCLLGSILSNLLLVLGSAFFSGGLACGKTMQTFSKADAVVNSGLLLMAVMGLLIPAALHYTHSEAQFGKSELALSRFSSCIMLVAYASYLYFQLSNNRRRNEANVRRIQDDVDGNDDEVPEISKREAISWIAIFIAWISMLSYYLVDAIDGASKAWNIPVAFISVVLLPVVGNSAGHANAVMFAVKDKLDISLGVAIGSSIQISMFGIPFCVVMGWMMGKPMDLNFHLFETASLLTTVLVVAFLLQDGTSNCVKGLMLFLCYLIVAASFYVHADPNSKASEKPPQN, encoded by the exons ATGAAGATTGTGTTTCTCAAGTCCAAGCTCAATGTGTTGATACCATGTGGATTTTTAGCAATTTTTCTCAATTACATGACCCAAAGATAT GGTTGGGTATTTCCTCTAAGCATGCTGGGTATTATTCCTTTGGCTGAGCGATTGGGTTTTGCCACCGA GCAACTGGCACTTTTCACTGGGCCAAAAG TTGGGCGTCTTCTAAATTCTGCATTTGGCAATGCAACCGAGTTGATCATATCAATACATGCACTAAGTAGAGGAAAACTACACGTTGTTCAACAATGTCTGCTAGGATCAATCCTGTCAAACTTGCTTCTTGTTCTTGGTTCAGCATTCTTCAGTGGTGGACTTGCTTGCGGCAAAACCATGCAGACCTTTAGCAAG GCAGATGCAGTAGTGAACTCCGGATTGCTTTTGATGGCAGTGATGGGGTTGCTCATTCCCGCTGCGCTGCATTATACTCATTCAGAAGCTCAATTCGGCAAGTCAGAACTAGCGTTGTCGAGGTTCAGCAGCTGCATTATGCTCGTTGCTTATGCATCCTACCTTTACTTTCAGTTGTCAAACAATCGGCGTCGCAATGAAGCTAATGTG AGACGAATTCAGGATGATGTGGATGGCAATGATGATGAAGTTCCTGAGATCTCCAAACGGGAAGCCATTTCCTGGATTGCAATTTTCATTGCTTGGATATCAATGCTCTCTTACTACTTGGTTGATGCAATAGAT GGGGCTTCCAAAGCTTGGAACATACCAGTTGCATTCATCAGTGTTGTTTTGCTCCCAGTGGTGGGGAATTCAGCAGGACATGCTAATGCTGTCATGTTTGCAGTGAAAGACAAATTA GACATTTCTCTTGGAGTGGCAATAGGATCATCGATACAGATATCCATGTTTGGG ATACCATTTTGTGTAGTGATGGGATGGATGATGGGCAAGCCAATGGACCTAAACTTCCATCTCTTTGAGACGGCAAGCCTCTTAACAACTGTACTGGTTGTTGCATTTTTGTTGCAG GATGGGACTTCAAATTGTGTGAAAGGATTGATGCTATTTCTCTGTTATCTGATAGTAGCTGCCAGTTTTTATGTACATGCTGATCCAAATTCCAAGG CAAGTGAGAAGCCTCCACAAAACTAA
- the LOC4328250 gene encoding uncharacterized LOC4328250 encodes MEETATAAAAAEKASSYRYWVREATGDAAPLPVPRKLDATAAAAANGNGNPPPLGSVWNQAGTWEEKNLNSWANSRIKEMLGSLDSLEFPTGKASLDGVSKCIGDAFLVTVRNKKRVGYTYELSLKFKGEWLIKEEKMKVKGHLDIPEFSFGELEDLEVEVRFTDDKGLASDDKRQICKDLKSFLSPIREKLRAFEEELKDR; translated from the exons ATGGAGGagaccgcgacggcggcggccgcggcggagaaGGCGTCGTCGTATAGGTACTGGGTGCGGGAGGCCACCGGggacgccgcgccgctgcccgtCCCCCGCAAGCTCgacgcgaccgccgccgccgccgccaacgggaACGGcaacccgccgccgctcggctcCGTGTGGAATCAG GCTGGAACCTGGGAGGAAAAGAACCTCAATTCATGGGCTAACAGTAGGATAAAG GAAATGTTGGGTTCTTTAGATTCGCTAGAATTCCCTACAGGGAAGGCATCTCTTGATGGAGTGTCTAAATGCATTGGTGAT GCCTTTCTAGTCACCGTTCGTAATAAGAAGAGAGTAGGGTATACCTATGAACTAAGCTTGAAATTTAAGG GTGAATGGTTAATTAAAGAAGAAAAGATGAAGGTCAAAGGCCATCTGGACATTCCTGAGTTTTCTTTCGGTGAGCTGGAGGACTTGGAG GTAGAAGTAAGGTTTACCGATGACAAGGGCCTCGCATCCGACGACAAGAGGCAGATTTGCAAGGACCTCAAGTCCTTCCTTTCACCTATCCGGGAGAAACTGCGCGCATTCGAAGAAGAGCTCAAGGATAGGTAA